One part of the Marichromatium purpuratum 984 genome encodes these proteins:
- the mazG gene encoding nucleoside triphosphate pyrophosphohydrolase: MSSTDSAPVAPRRYDLDDLLAIMARLRDPRSGCPWDLAQTFATILPFTLEEAYEVADAIERDDMPELRDELGDLLLQVVFHARMAEERGSFAFAEVVQAICEKLVRRHPHVFADTALDDGAAVREHWERVKAAERAAKGAGAAPSGALDGVARALPALLRAEKLQRRAARVGFDWDDAAGVFAKVEEELAECRETLARPAGDPERLHEVGDLLFSCVNLARHLGVDAEQALREAGQRFERRFGAVESRLREAGQAPAAELRDEMERLWVEVKREERN, translated from the coding sequence ATGTCCTCCACCGATTCCGCTCCCGTGGCGCCGCGCCGCTACGACCTCGACGACCTGCTCGCGATCATGGCGCGGCTGCGCGATCCGCGCTCGGGCTGTCCCTGGGATCTCGCCCAGACCTTCGCCACCATCCTGCCCTTCACCCTCGAGGAGGCCTACGAGGTCGCCGATGCGATCGAGCGCGACGACATGCCGGAGCTGCGCGACGAGTTGGGTGACCTGCTGCTGCAGGTGGTCTTTCACGCCCGCATGGCCGAGGAGCGCGGCAGCTTCGCCTTCGCCGAGGTGGTGCAGGCGATCTGCGAGAAGCTGGTGCGGCGTCATCCGCACGTCTTCGCCGATACCGCGCTCGACGACGGCGCGGCGGTGCGCGAGCACTGGGAGCGGGTGAAGGCCGCCGAGCGCGCTGCCAAGGGCGCGGGCGCCGCGCCGTCCGGGGCGCTCGACGGCGTGGCGCGGGCGTTGCCGGCGCTGCTGCGCGCCGAGAAGCTGCAACGGCGCGCGGCGCGGGTCGGCTTCGATTGGGACGACGCCGCTGGCGTCTTCGCCAAGGTCGAGGAGGAGCTGGCGGAGTGTCGCGAGACCCTGGCGCGCCCGGCGGGCGATCCCGAGCGACTGCACGAGGTCGGCGATCTGCTGTTCTCCTGCGTCAACCTCGCCCGTCATCTCGGCGTCGACGCCGAGCAGGCGCTGCGCGAGGCCGGACAGCGCTTCGAGCGGCGCTTCGGCGCGGTCGAGTCGCGGCTGCGCGAGGCCGGGCAGGCGCCCGCCGCCGAGCTGCGCGACGAGATGGAGCGGCTGTGGGTCGAGGTCAAGCGGGAGGAGCGGAATTGA